The proteins below are encoded in one region of Pseudomonas putida S13.1.2:
- a CDS encoding bestrophin family protein — MIVHPTPDVLRVLFTLKGSIVKRIALRCLMVTLLAALIVLVERHYPAFFYPVSATPFTLLGLSLSIFMSFRNNACYDRWWEGRKAWGKLIIETRSFVRESVVIADEKLRSDLLRSLCGFAHALNARLRNEDERVAARPWLARPDAISPHNVCDGILREMGEHCSRLAAQQQISDWRYSLLEQRLVGLTEVQATCERIKGTPLPFPYTLLLHRTIYIFCILLPFALAEPLGWLAPLFTTIVGYTFFGLDAIGNELEDPFGRDENDLPTDAMVRTVERDVLAGLGEQQLPPALLPVGYVLS; from the coding sequence ATGATCGTCCACCCAACCCCCGATGTGCTGCGTGTGCTGTTCACCCTCAAGGGTTCGATCGTCAAGCGCATTGCCCTGCGCTGCCTGATGGTGACCTTGCTGGCAGCACTGATCGTGCTGGTCGAGCGCCATTACCCGGCGTTTTTCTACCCGGTGAGTGCCACGCCGTTCACCTTGCTTGGCCTGTCGCTGTCGATCTTCATGAGCTTTCGCAACAACGCCTGCTATGACCGCTGGTGGGAGGGCCGCAAGGCCTGGGGCAAGCTGATCATCGAAACCCGCTCGTTCGTGCGCGAAAGCGTGGTGATTGCAGATGAAAAACTGCGTAGCGACCTGCTGCGCAGCCTGTGTGGTTTCGCTCATGCGCTTAATGCACGGTTGCGTAACGAGGACGAACGGGTAGCTGCCAGACCGTGGTTGGCCCGGCCCGATGCGATCAGCCCCCACAATGTGTGTGACGGCATCCTGCGTGAAATGGGCGAGCACTGTTCGCGCTTGGCCGCGCAGCAGCAGATCAGCGATTGGCGCTACAGCCTGCTGGAGCAGCGGCTGGTGGGGTTGACCGAAGTGCAGGCCACCTGTGAACGGATCAAGGGTACACCCTTGCCGTTCCCCTATACGCTGCTGCTGCACCGCACCATCTACATCTTCTGCATTCTGCTGCCGTTTGCCCTGGCCGAGCCGCTGGGCTGGCTGGCGCCGCTGTTCACCACCATCGTGGGGTACACGTTCTTCGGGCTGGATGCGATTGGCAACGAGCTGGAAGACCCGTTCGGGCGCGATGAAAACGATTTGCCGACCGATGCCATGGTGCGGACCGTGGAGCGCGATGTGCTGGCGGGGTTGGGGGAGCAGCAGTTGCCGCCAGCGCTGTTGCCGGTGGGGTATGTGCTGAGCTGA
- the xenA gene encoding xenobiotic reductase XenA, producing MSALFEPYSLKDVTLRNRIAIPPMCQYMAEDGMINDWHHVHLAGLARGGAGLLVVEATAVAPEGRITPGCAGIWSDAHAQAFVPVVQAIKAAGSVPGIQIAHAGRKASANRPWEGDDHIAADDARGWETIAPSAIAFGAHLPKVPREMTLDDIARVKQDFVDAARRARDAGFEWIELHFAHGYLGQSFFSEHSNKRTDAYGGSFDNRSRFLLETLAAVREVWPENLPLTARFGVLEYDGRDEQTLEESIELARRFKAGGLDLLSVSVGFTIPETNIPWGPAFMGPIAERVRREAKLPVTSAWGFGTPQLAEAALQANQLDLVSVGRAHLADPHWAYFAAKELGVEKASWTLPAPYAHWLERYR from the coding sequence ATGTCCGCACTGTTCGAACCCTACAGCCTCAAAGACGTCACCCTGCGTAACCGCATTGCCATTCCGCCGATGTGCCAATACATGGCCGAAGACGGCATGATCAACGACTGGCACCACGTGCACCTGGCCGGCCTGGCCCGTGGCGGTGCCGGGCTGCTGGTGGTCGAGGCCACTGCGGTGGCACCGGAAGGCCGTATCACCCCCGGTTGTGCCGGTATCTGGAGCGATGCTCACGCCCAGGCATTCGTACCGGTGGTGCAGGCCATCAAGGCTGCAGGTTCCGTGCCGGGGATTCAGATCGCCCACGCCGGGCGCAAGGCCAGCGCCAACCGCCCGTGGGAGGGTGACGACCACATCGCCGCCGACGACGCGCGTGGCTGGGAAACCATCGCCCCGTCTGCCATTGCCTTTGGCGCGCACCTGCCGAAAGTGCCACGCGAAATGACCCTGGACGACATTGCCCGGGTCAAGCAGGACTTCGTCGATGCCGCCCGCCGTGCGCGTGATGCCGGCTTCGAATGGATCGAACTGCACTTTGCCCACGGCTACCTGGGCCAGAGCTTCTTCTCCGAGCATTCCAACAAGCGGACCGATGCCTACGGTGGCAGCTTTGACAACCGCAGCCGCTTCCTGCTGGAAACCCTGGCTGCGGTGCGTGAAGTATGGCCAGAGAACCTGCCGTTGACCGCGCGCTTTGGTGTGCTGGAATACGATGGCCGCGACGAGCAGACCCTGGAAGAGTCGATCGAACTGGCGCGCCGCTTCAAGGCTGGCGGCCTGGACCTGCTGAGCGTGAGTGTCGGTTTCACCATTCCCGAGACCAACATCCCGTGGGGCCCGGCGTTCATGGGGCCGATTGCCGAGCGTGTGCGCCGTGAGGCGAAGCTGCCGGTGACTTCGGCGTGGGGCTTTGGCACGCCGCAACTGGCTGAGGCCGCGTTGCAGGCCAACCAGCTGGACCTGGTTTCGGTAGGGCGTGCGCACCTGGCCGACCCGCACTGGGCGTACTTTGCCGCGAAGGAGCTGGGGGTGGAGAAAGCTTCCTGGACCTTGCCGGCGCCGTATGCGCACTGGCTTGAGCGCTATCGCTGA
- a CDS encoding LysR family transcriptional regulator translates to MDIKQLKFLIALDQTRHFGQAAALCHITQPTLSMRLRNLEDELELVLVKRGQRFEGFTEAGERILAWARTLLAAHDGLQAEAASCRGQVVGSLRLGTVPLASFNPMHLLLPLREKYPELHFQLSSLSSEQVIDGLSRNQLDLGICYLDQVNTSFFEVIELGTTTMGLLHDTRHFQFAGDPLRWDALSDIPLGLLSKGMHYRQSLDLSFRSRGLEPNAVLESDSTFQLIQAINTGMCCAIMPLDCGLEDLSEHLRIVPVADAAIHSPVGLLLRRSEPRSAIAEQCFAEAKVLFQAT, encoded by the coding sequence ATGGACATCAAGCAGCTCAAGTTCCTCATCGCCCTCGACCAGACCCGCCACTTCGGCCAGGCCGCGGCGCTGTGCCATATCACCCAGCCAACGCTGTCCATGCGCCTGCGTAACCTGGAGGACGAGCTGGAGCTGGTGCTGGTCAAGCGCGGCCAGCGCTTCGAAGGTTTTACCGAAGCCGGCGAGCGCATCCTGGCCTGGGCCCGCACCCTGCTCGCCGCCCACGACGGCCTGCAGGCCGAGGCCGCCAGCTGCCGCGGCCAGGTGGTCGGCAGCCTGCGCCTGGGTACGGTGCCGCTGGCCAGCTTCAACCCCATGCACCTGCTGCTGCCACTGCGCGAAAAATACCCCGAACTGCACTTTCAACTCAGCTCGCTGAGCTCGGAACAAGTCATCGACGGGCTCAGCCGCAACCAGCTCGACCTGGGTATTTGCTACCTGGACCAGGTCAACACCAGCTTCTTTGAAGTGATCGAACTGGGCACCACCACCATGGGCCTGTTGCACGACACCCGGCACTTCCAGTTTGCAGGCGACCCGCTGCGCTGGGATGCACTCAGCGATATACCGCTGGGCTTGCTGAGCAAAGGCATGCACTACCGCCAATCATTGGACCTGAGCTTCCGCAGCCGTGGCCTGGAGCCGAATGCGGTGCTGGAGAGCGACTCGACCTTCCAGCTGATCCAGGCCATCAACACCGGCATGTGCTGCGCGATCATGCCGCTGGACTGCGGCCTGGAAGACCTCAGCGAACACCTGCGCATCGTGCCGGTGGCCGACGCCGCCATTCACAGCCCGGTCGGCCTGCTGCTGCGGCGCAGCGAGCCGCGGTCGGCGATTGCCGAACAGTGCTTCGCCGAGGCCAAGGTGCTGTTTCAAGCCACCTGA
- a CDS encoding dihydrodipicolinate synthase family protein, with protein MTDNIFTGTMPALMTPCTAERKPDFDALVRKGHQLIEAGMSAVVYCGSMGDWPLLTEAERQEGVARLVAAGIPTIVGTGAVNTREAVAHAAHAAKVGAAGLMVIPRVLSRGASLIAQKHHFSAILAAAPKLPAVIYNSPYYGFATRADLFFELRREFPNLIGFKEFGGGADLRYAAEHITSKDDDVTLMVGVDTQVVHGFVNCNATGAITGIGNALPREVLHLVSLSKQAAKGDAKARRLARELEAALAVLSSFDEGCDLVLYYKHLMVLNGDSEYSLHFNETDVLTDAQRNYAEQQYALFRSWYASWSAEQNIA; from the coding sequence ATGACTGACAACATCTTCACCGGCACCATGCCCGCCCTGATGACCCCGTGCACCGCCGAGCGCAAACCGGACTTTGACGCCCTGGTGCGCAAGGGCCACCAGCTGATCGAGGCCGGCATGAGCGCCGTGGTGTACTGCGGTTCGATGGGCGACTGGCCACTGCTGACCGAGGCCGAGCGCCAGGAAGGCGTGGCGCGCCTGGTGGCCGCCGGCATCCCGACCATTGTCGGCACTGGCGCGGTGAACACCCGTGAAGCGGTAGCGCATGCCGCCCACGCGGCCAAGGTCGGCGCCGCCGGCCTGATGGTCATCCCTCGCGTGCTCAGCCGCGGTGCCTCGCTGATCGCCCAGAAGCACCACTTCTCGGCCATCCTCGCCGCCGCGCCCAAGCTGCCAGCGGTGATCTACAACAGCCCCTACTACGGCTTCGCCACCCGCGCCGATCTGTTCTTCGAGCTGCGCCGCGAATTCCCCAACCTGATCGGCTTCAAGGAATTCGGTGGCGGTGCCGACCTGCGTTACGCCGCCGAGCACATCACCTCCAAGGATGACGACGTGACCCTGATGGTGGGCGTGGACACCCAGGTGGTGCATGGCTTCGTCAACTGCAACGCCACCGGTGCCATCACCGGCATCGGCAACGCCCTGCCCCGTGAGGTGCTGCACTTGGTAAGCCTGAGCAAGCAGGCGGCCAAGGGCGACGCCAAGGCCCGCCGCCTGGCCCGCGAGCTGGAAGCGGCGCTGGCGGTGCTGTCGTCATTCGATGAGGGCTGCGACCTGGTGCTGTACTACAAGCACCTGATGGTGCTGAACGGCGACAGCGAGTACAGCCTGCACTTCAACGAAACCGACGTGCTGACCGACGCCCAGCGCAACTACGCCGAGCAGCAGTACGCGCTGTTCCGCAGCTGGTACGCCAGCTGGTCGGCAGAGCAGAACATCGCCTGA
- the moaB gene encoding molybdenum cofactor biosynthesis protein B has translation MRIQPDAVFVPLNIAVLTVCDTRTYDNDTSGELLASRSVEVGHRLVARALLKDDLYKIRAQVATWIADEQVQVVLITGGTGFTGRDSTPEAVECLLDKRIDGFGELFRALSILDIGTSTVQSRALAGLSNRTLVCCLPGSTGACRTAWEGILAEQLDARHRPCNFVKHLLPIEACASRG, from the coding sequence GTGCGCATCCAACCCGATGCGGTCTTCGTACCGCTGAACATCGCCGTGCTGACCGTCTGCGACACCCGTACCTACGACAACGACACCTCTGGCGAGCTGCTGGCCAGCCGTTCGGTAGAGGTCGGCCACCGGCTGGTGGCGCGGGCGCTGCTCAAGGACGACCTGTACAAGATCCGCGCCCAGGTGGCGACCTGGATTGCCGATGAGCAGGTGCAGGTGGTGTTGATTACTGGCGGTACCGGCTTTACCGGGCGAGACAGCACGCCGGAAGCCGTCGAGTGCCTGCTGGACAAGCGCATCGACGGTTTTGGTGAGCTGTTCCGGGCATTGTCGATTCTGGATATCGGCACCTCGACCGTGCAGAGCCGGGCGTTGGCCGGGTTGTCCAACCGCACGTTGGTGTGCTGCCTGCCGGGCTCTACCGGGGCCTGTCGTACCGCGTGGGAGGGTATCCTGGCCGAGCAGCTGGATGCCCGGCACCGGCCGTGCAATTTCGTCAAACACCTGTTGCCGATCGAGGCCTGCGCAAGCCGGGGCTGA
- a CDS encoding NAD(P)/FAD-dependent oxidoreductase, translating to MVQTPEADIAVVGAGIVGVACALQLARQGRRVLLVDRQAPGQGASYGNAGHLATEQVFPIADLSILKRLPRMLLDPMGPLRLDWKYLPKAMPWFTRLLLNLRPAPFQRSVAGIRTLNEASLGAWQRLLGSIGRSELFQEDGSLLVFEKPESRQALEALRTRMQQQAVPVDFWSADTVREAAPQLSPTLLGGLFFPRTGHFIDPYRVVCELFEAAKASGVRFVQAQVDGGQLHSAGVSLASDQGTLNARQVLISCGAHSAKLTTALTGKRVPLDTERGYHLMLPGEHQRLPFAVTSLERKFIMTPMAEGLRLAGTVEFAGLEAPPSMQRAWQLHRLSKGLFRQDLSVEGATPWMGLRPSLPDSLPVIDRVCDGRVLLAFGHQHLGLTQAAVTAEWVGRLAERAAGPGMAAYRLDRF from the coding sequence ATGGTCCAGACCCCTGAAGCCGATATCGCCGTGGTCGGCGCCGGCATTGTCGGCGTCGCCTGTGCCCTGCAACTGGCCCGCCAGGGCCGCCGGGTACTGCTGGTGGACCGTCAGGCACCGGGCCAGGGCGCGTCCTATGGCAACGCCGGGCACCTCGCCACCGAGCAGGTGTTCCCGATTGCCGACCTGTCTATTCTGAAGCGCTTGCCGCGCATGCTGCTCGACCCGATGGGCCCGCTGCGCCTTGACTGGAAGTACCTGCCCAAGGCCATGCCCTGGTTCACCCGCCTGCTGCTCAACCTGCGCCCGGCCCCGTTCCAGCGCAGTGTGGCCGGCATCCGCACGCTGAACGAGGCCAGCCTGGGTGCCTGGCAGCGGCTACTGGGCTCGATCGGGCGCAGCGAACTGTTTCAAGAGGATGGTTCGTTGCTGGTGTTCGAGAAGCCTGAGTCCCGCCAGGCACTGGAGGCGTTGCGTACACGCATGCAACAGCAGGCGGTGCCAGTGGACTTCTGGTCGGCCGACACCGTGCGCGAGGCGGCGCCGCAACTGAGCCCGACACTGCTGGGTGGGCTGTTCTTTCCGCGTACCGGGCACTTCATCGACCCTTACCGGGTAGTGTGCGAATTGTTCGAAGCGGCCAAGGCCAGCGGCGTGCGCTTTGTTCAGGCGCAGGTCGATGGCGGGCAGTTGCACAGTGCCGGCGTTAGCCTGGCCAGCGACCAGGGCACGCTCAATGCCCGCCAGGTGCTGATCAGCTGTGGTGCCCATTCTGCGAAACTGACCACCGCGCTGACGGGCAAGCGGGTGCCGCTGGACACCGAACGCGGTTACCACCTGATGTTGCCGGGTGAGCACCAGCGCCTGCCGTTTGCAGTCACCTCGCTGGAGCGCAAGTTCATCATGACACCCATGGCCGAAGGCTTGCGCCTGGCCGGTACGGTGGAGTTTGCCGGGCTGGAGGCACCGCCTAGCATGCAACGGGCTTGGCAGTTGCATCGGTTGAGCAAGGGGTTGTTCCGGCAAGACTTGAGCGTCGAAGGGGCGACGCCGTGGATGGGCTTGCGGCCTTCGTTACCGGACTCGTTGCCGGTGATCGACAGGGTGTGTGATGGGCGAGTGCTGTTGGCGTTTGGGCATCAGCACCTGGGGTTGACCCAGGCGGCGGTGACGGCGGAGTGGGTGGGGCGGTTGGCTGAGCGGGCCGCTGGGCCTGGGATGGCAGCCTACCGTCTGGATCGGTTCTAG
- a CDS encoding aldehyde dehydrogenase (NADP(+)) yields MTLTGNMLIGQTPVTGSREAIRAINPATGQTLEPAYLGGTGEHVAQACALAWAAFDAYRETTLEQRAQFLETIATQIETLGDTLIDRAMAESGLPKARIQGERGRTCTQLRTFARVVRAGEWLDVRVDNAQPERQPLPRADLRQRQVALGPVAVFGASNFPLAFSVAGGDTASALAAGCPVVVKAHSAHPGTSELVGQAVAQAVKLCGLPAGVFSLLYGSGREVGIALVSDPRIKAVGFTGSRSGGIALCQAAQARPEPIPVYAEMSSINPVFLFEAALQARAEALAQGFVASLTQGAGQFCTNPGLVIARQGPALQRFIDAASEHVRQAAAQTMLTPGIFSAYQAGIGALAENPNARAAASGQDGQGPNQCQAQLFVTEAEAFLADPTLQAEVFGAASLVVACAGDAQVRQVAEHLEGQLTATLQLDDADIDSARALLPTLERKAGRILVNGWPTGVEVCDAMVHGGPFPATSDARTTSVGTAAILRFLRPVCYQDLPDALLPQALKHGNPLQLRRLLDGKREG; encoded by the coding sequence ATGACCCTCACCGGCAACATGCTGATCGGCCAGACGCCGGTAACCGGCAGCCGCGAAGCCATCCGCGCCATCAACCCGGCCACTGGCCAGACGCTGGAACCGGCCTACCTCGGTGGCACCGGCGAACACGTGGCTCAGGCCTGCGCCCTGGCCTGGGCGGCGTTCGATGCCTACCGCGAAACCACGCTGGAACAACGGGCACAGTTTCTCGAAACCATCGCCACCCAGATCGAAACGCTGGGCGATACCCTGATCGACCGCGCCATGGCCGAAAGCGGCCTGCCCAAGGCGCGCATCCAGGGCGAGCGTGGCCGCACCTGCACCCAGCTACGCACCTTCGCCCGGGTAGTGCGGGCCGGTGAATGGCTGGATGTGCGGGTCGACAACGCCCAGCCAGAACGCCAGCCCTTGCCCCGCGCCGACCTGCGCCAGCGCCAGGTGGCTCTGGGGCCGGTAGCCGTGTTCGGCGCCAGCAATTTCCCGCTGGCCTTCTCGGTGGCCGGTGGCGATACCGCATCGGCATTGGCTGCTGGCTGCCCAGTGGTGGTCAAGGCCCACAGCGCCCACCCTGGCACCAGCGAGCTGGTCGGCCAGGCGGTGGCGCAGGCGGTGAAGCTGTGCGGCTTGCCGGCCGGCGTATTCTCGCTGTTGTACGGCTCCGGCCGTGAAGTGGGCATCGCGCTGGTCAGCGACCCGCGCATCAAGGCCGTTGGCTTTACCGGCTCACGCAGCGGTGGTATCGCGCTGTGCCAGGCGGCCCAGGCCCGCCCGGAGCCGATCCCGGTGTACGCCGAAATGAGCTCGATCAACCCGGTGTTTCTGTTCGAGGCAGCCCTGCAGGCCCGCGCCGAAGCGCTGGCACAAGGCTTCGTCGCCTCGTTGACCCAAGGTGCCGGCCAGTTCTGCACCAACCCCGGCCTGGTGATTGCCCGCCAAGGGCCGGCGTTGCAGCGGTTTATCGACGCGGCCAGCGAACACGTTCGCCAGGCCGCTGCGCAGACCATGCTCACCCCGGGCATCTTCAGTGCTTACCAGGCCGGTATCGGTGCCTTGGCGGAAAACCCCAATGCCCGGGCTGCGGCCAGTGGCCAGGACGGACAAGGCCCCAACCAATGCCAGGCGCAGTTGTTCGTGACCGAGGCCGAAGCCTTTTTGGCCGACCCGACCCTGCAGGCCGAGGTGTTCGGCGCAGCGTCGCTGGTGGTGGCCTGCGCAGGTGATGCACAGGTACGCCAAGTGGCCGAGCATCTGGAGGGCCAGTTGACCGCGACCCTGCAACTGGACGATGCCGACATCGACAGCGCCCGTGCGCTGCTGCCAACCCTTGAACGCAAGGCCGGGCGCATTCTGGTCAATGGCTGGCCGACCGGTGTCGAGGTGTGCGATGCCATGGTCCACGGCGGGCCGTTCCCGGCCACCTCCGATGCCCGCACCACCTCGGTGGGCACGGCGGCGATCCTGCGCTTCCTGCGCCCGGTGTGCTACCAGGACCTCCCGGATGCGCTGCTGCCGCAGGCGCTGAAACACGGCAACCCGCTGCAACTGCGGCGCCTGCTCGACGGCAAACGGGAAGGCTAA
- a CDS encoding 4-hydroxyproline epimerase has product MKQIRVIDSHTGGEPTRLVMKGFPQLHGRSMAEQRDELRELHDPWRRACLLEPRGNDVLVGALYCPPVSADATCGVIFFNNAGYLNMCGHGTIGLVASLQHLGLIAPGVHKIDTPVGQVSATLHEDGAITVGNVPSYRYRQQVAVEVPGHGVVHGDIAWGGNWFFLVSEHGQRIELGNREALTEYTWAMLKALETQGITGENGAPIDHVELFADDANADSRNFVMCPGKAYDRSPCGTGTSAKLACLAADGKLAEGQTWVQASITGSQFHGRYERDGEHIRPFITGRAYMTADSTLLIDEQDPFAWGI; this is encoded by the coding sequence ATGAAACAGATACGCGTCATCGACTCCCACACTGGCGGCGAACCGACCCGCCTGGTGATGAAGGGCTTCCCGCAACTGCATGGCCGCAGCATGGCCGAACAGCGCGACGAACTGCGCGAGCTGCACGACCCGTGGCGGCGTGCCTGCCTGCTGGAGCCACGCGGCAACGATGTGCTGGTCGGCGCGCTGTACTGCCCGCCGGTGTCGGCCGACGCTACCTGCGGGGTGATCTTCTTCAACAACGCCGGCTACCTGAACATGTGCGGCCACGGCACCATCGGCCTGGTCGCCTCGTTGCAGCACCTGGGCCTGATCGCACCGGGTGTGCACAAGATCGACACCCCGGTCGGCCAGGTCAGCGCCACCCTGCATGAAGACGGCGCCATCACCGTCGGCAACGTGCCCTCCTACCGCTACCGCCAGCAGGTGGCGGTGGAGGTGCCTGGCCATGGCGTGGTGCATGGCGACATCGCCTGGGGCGGCAACTGGTTCTTCCTGGTTTCCGAACACGGCCAGCGTATCGAGCTGGGCAACCGTGAGGCGCTGACCGAGTACACCTGGGCCATGCTCAAGGCCCTCGAAACCCAGGGCATCACCGGCGAAAACGGCGCGCCTATCGACCACGTCGAGCTGTTTGCCGACGACGCCAACGCCGACAGCCGCAACTTCGTGATGTGCCCCGGCAAGGCCTACGACCGCTCCCCGTGCGGCACCGGCACCAGCGCCAAGCTGGCCTGCCTGGCCGCCGACGGCAAGCTTGCCGAGGGCCAGACCTGGGTACAAGCCAGCATCACCGGTAGCCAGTTCCATGGCCGTTACGAGCGCGACGGCGAGCACATTCGCCCGTTCATTACCGGCCGCGCCTACATGACCGCCGACAGCACCCTGCTGATCGACGAACAGGACCCGTTCGCCTGGGGCATCTGA
- a CDS encoding AraC family transcriptional regulator — MTDTPLATLYQSLDQHRPATLEALLAGVSLLLPILDAIPNAAIFIKDPAARYVLANNTLVQRCGLKRLQPLLGKTSAEVFPAQLGPGYTEQDRRVLKEGMVLEDQLELHLYGSREPGWCLTHKRPLYNQAGEIIGLVGISVDLQSAADSHPAYQRLAAVDEHIRQHFHQPISMGELTRIAGISVAQLERYCKRVFHLTPRQMIHKARLEHAHRLLHSELPITEVAMCCGYTDHSAFSRQFKQLTGFTPRQYRQATSDQVA, encoded by the coding sequence ATGACCGATACTCCCCTGGCAACCCTCTACCAGTCCCTCGACCAGCACCGCCCCGCCACCCTCGAGGCCCTGCTCGCCGGTGTATCGCTGCTGCTGCCAATCCTCGACGCCATCCCCAACGCCGCCATCTTCATCAAGGACCCGGCCGCCCGCTATGTGCTGGCCAACAACACCCTGGTCCAGCGCTGTGGCCTCAAGCGCCTGCAACCGCTGTTGGGCAAGACCAGCGCCGAAGTGTTCCCGGCACAGCTGGGCCCCGGCTACACCGAACAGGACCGCCGGGTGCTCAAGGAAGGCATGGTGCTGGAGGACCAACTGGAGCTGCACCTGTACGGCAGCCGTGAACCCGGCTGGTGCCTGACCCACAAGCGCCCGCTGTACAACCAGGCGGGCGAGATCATTGGCCTGGTTGGCATTTCGGTCGACCTGCAATCAGCCGCCGACAGCCACCCCGCCTATCAACGCCTGGCCGCGGTGGACGAGCACATTCGCCAGCATTTCCACCAGCCGATCAGCATGGGCGAGCTCACCCGCATCGCCGGTATTTCCGTGGCCCAGCTGGAGCGCTATTGCAAGCGGGTGTTCCACCTCACGCCCCGGCAGATGATCCACAAGGCACGCCTGGAGCACGCCCACCGCCTGTTGCATTCGGAGCTGCCCATCACCGAAGTGGCGATGTGCTGCGGCTACACCGACCACAGCGCCTTCAGCCGCCAGTTCAAGCAACTGACCGGCTTTACCCCACGGCAGTACCGCCAGGCCACCAGCGATCAGGTGGCTTGA
- a CDS encoding APC family permease translates to MSGKFKKQLSLLDLTFIGLGAIFGSGWLFAASHVSAIAGPAGILSWFLGGFAVLLLGIVYCELGAALPRAGGVVRYPVYSHGPLLGYLMGFITLIAFSSLIAIEVVASRQYAAAWFPGLTKAGSSDPTVLGWLVQFALLGLFFFLNYRSVKTFAKANNLVSVFKFIVPLLVIGVLFTFFKPENFEVHGFAPFGLSGVEMAVSAGGIIFAYLGLTPIISVASEVKNPQRTIPIALILSVLLSTAIYALLQLAFLGSVPTEMLANGWASVTKELALPYRDIALALGVGWLAYLVVADAVISPSGCGNIYMNATPRVIYGWAQTGTFFKYFTRIDAESGIPRPALWLTFGLSVFWTLPFPSWEALINVVSAALVLSYAVAPVTVAALRRNAPHMPRPFRVKGMAVLGPLSFIIAALIVYWSGWNTVSWLLALQIVMFVLYLLCSRFVPTQHLSLAQQVRSSAWLIGFYAVTILLSWLGSFGGLGVIGHPLDTVAVAACALGIYYWGAATGVPAHLVRLEGEDESEASAEPYTGRPAAVAS, encoded by the coding sequence ATGTCAGGCAAATTCAAAAAACAGTTATCACTGCTGGACCTCACCTTCATCGGCCTAGGGGCCATCTTCGGCTCCGGCTGGCTGTTCGCCGCCAGCCACGTGTCGGCCATCGCCGGCCCGGCCGGCATCCTCTCCTGGTTCCTTGGCGGTTTCGCCGTACTGCTGCTGGGCATCGTCTACTGCGAGCTGGGCGCCGCCCTGCCACGTGCCGGTGGCGTGGTGCGCTACCCGGTTTACTCGCACGGCCCACTGCTCGGCTACCTGATGGGTTTCATCACCCTGATCGCCTTTTCCAGCCTGATCGCCATCGAAGTGGTCGCCTCACGCCAATACGCCGCCGCCTGGTTCCCCGGGCTGACCAAGGCCGGCTCCAGCGACCCGACCGTGCTCGGCTGGCTGGTGCAGTTCGCCCTGCTGGGGCTGTTCTTCTTCCTCAATTACCGCAGCGTGAAAACCTTCGCCAAGGCCAACAACCTGGTCAGCGTGTTCAAGTTCATTGTGCCGCTACTGGTAATCGGCGTGCTGTTCACCTTCTTCAAGCCAGAAAACTTCGAGGTCCACGGTTTTGCCCCGTTCGGCCTGTCCGGGGTGGAAATGGCCGTATCGGCCGGCGGCATCATCTTCGCCTACCTGGGCCTGACGCCAATCATTTCGGTAGCAAGCGAGGTGAAGAACCCACAGCGCACCATCCCTATTGCACTGATTTTGTCGGTGCTGCTGTCCACCGCGATTTACGCCCTGCTGCAACTGGCCTTCCTCGGCAGCGTGCCGACCGAAATGCTGGCCAACGGCTGGGCCAGCGTGACCAAGGAACTGGCCCTGCCCTACCGTGACATCGCCCTGGCCCTGGGTGTGGGCTGGCTGGCCTACCTGGTGGTGGCCGACGCCGTGATCTCGCCCAGCGGCTGCGGCAACATCTACATGAACGCCACCCCGCGGGTGATCTACGGCTGGGCGCAGACCGGCACCTTCTTCAAGTACTTCACCCGCATCGATGCAGAGTCCGGCATCCCGCGCCCGGCCCTGTGGCTGACCTTCGGCCTGTCGGTGTTCTGGACCCTGCCGTTCCCCTCGTGGGAAGCGCTGATCAACGTGGTATCGGCTGCCCTGGTGCTGAGCTACGCCGTCGCCCCGGTCACCGTCGCCGCCCTGCGCCGCAATGCACCCCACATGCCGCGCCCGTTCCGGGTCAAGGGCATGGCCGTGCTCGGCCCGCTGTCGTTCATCATCGCCGCGCTGATCGTGTACTGGTCGGGCTGGAACACCGTGTCGTGGCTGCTGGCCCTGCAAATCGTGATGTTCGTGCTGTACCTGCTGTGCAGCCGTTTCGTACCCACCCAGCACCTGTCGCTGGCCCAGCAGGTTCGCTCGTCGGCATGGCTGATCGGGTTCTACGCGGTGACCATCCTGCTGTCGTGGCTGGGCAGCTTCGGCGGCCTGGGGGTAATCGGCCACCCGCTCGACACCGTGGCCGTGGCCGCCTGCGCGTTGGGCATCTACTACTGGGGCGCCGCGACGGGCGTGCCTGCCCACCTTGTGCGCCTGGAAGGTGAAGACGAAAGCGAAGCCAGCGCTGAACCCTATACCGGCCGCCCTGCTGCCGTCGCTTCCTGA